A single Sphingomonas sp. IW22 DNA region contains:
- a CDS encoding glycoside hydrolase family 130 protein, producing the protein MLELETHALRLHADPSRVVVRPFHIAWQSNGSAPSRTERLVQSVLNMSPVEARMQLNAVLKDFEARHWQTRRVFMTRYDQIEALLGLDGGNISDEKRQLIGAYFCHEYSYAAAALMNPSAVPHHDQSGMPPGSLRILMSLRAVGEGHISSVAFREGIITDQNELILAPEPPFATAVDVEDGDEHVIPEGEVTVHRHRDSTLSGTVIFPITRAQSNGLEDMRLVHFTHEDGSQEWLGTYTAYNGSVIQSEMLRTRDFRSFDLVPMTGSAARNKGMGLFPRKVGGQYMMIGRQDGENLFLIRSDTLTHWDEGQLLLKPHYPWELVQIGNCGPPIELDEGWLLLTHGVGAMRKYSIAAVLLDKDDPSKIIGRMREPLLAAADQDREGYVPNVVYSCGALRHGDRLFVPYGIADSSVGFAFITIKSLLSVMD; encoded by the coding sequence ATGCTCGAGTTGGAAACCCATGCGCTGCGGCTGCACGCCGATCCTTCGCGCGTGGTGGTGCGTCCGTTTCATATCGCCTGGCAATCCAATGGCAGCGCCCCCAGCCGCACTGAGCGGCTGGTGCAGTCCGTGCTGAACATGTCGCCCGTCGAAGCGCGGATGCAGCTGAACGCCGTGCTCAAGGATTTCGAGGCGCGCCACTGGCAGACGCGCCGCGTGTTCATGACGCGCTATGACCAGATCGAGGCGCTGCTGGGCCTGGATGGCGGCAATATCTCGGATGAAAAGCGTCAGCTGATCGGCGCCTATTTCTGTCACGAATACAGCTACGCCGCCGCCGCGTTGATGAATCCCAGTGCGGTGCCGCATCACGACCAGTCGGGCATGCCGCCCGGTTCGCTTCGCATCCTGATGTCGCTGCGTGCAGTCGGCGAAGGGCATATTTCGTCGGTCGCCTTCCGTGAAGGCATCATCACCGATCAGAATGAACTGATCCTCGCGCCAGAGCCGCCCTTTGCCACCGCGGTCGACGTGGAGGACGGCGACGAACACGTCATTCCCGAAGGCGAAGTGACCGTTCACCGTCATCGCGACTCGACCTTGTCGGGCACGGTCATTTTCCCGATCACGCGCGCGCAGTCGAACGGGTTGGAAGACATGCGCCTCGTCCACTTCACGCATGAGGACGGCAGTCAGGAATGGCTGGGCACCTACACCGCCTATAACGGCTCGGTCATTCAGTCCGAAATGCTGCGGACGCGCGATTTCCGGTCATTCGATCTGGTGCCGATGACTGGCTCCGCCGCGCGAAACAAGGGCATGGGCCTCTTCCCCCGCAAGGTCGGCGGCCAATATATGATGATCGGACGGCAGGACGGTGAGAACCTGTTCCTCATTCGCTCCGACACGCTGACCCATTGGGATGAAGGCCAGCTGCTGCTCAAGCCGCATTATCCCTGGGAGCTGGTGCAGATCGGCAATTGCGGCCCGCCGATTGAGCTGGATGAGGGCTGGCTGCTGCTGACCCACGGCGTCGGTGCGATGCGCAAATATTCCATCGCGGCCGTGCTGCTGGACAAGGACGATCCGTCGAAGATCATCGGCCGGATGCGCGAACCCCTGCTCGCTGCGGCCGATCAGGACCGCGAGGGATATGTCCCCAACGTGGTCTATTCGTGCGGCGCGTTGCGGCACGGCGATCGGTTGTTCGTCCCCTATGGCATTGCCGACAGTTCGGTCGGCTTTGCGTTCATTACCATCAAATCACTGCTGAGCGTGATGGATTGA
- a CDS encoding ATP-binding protein: protein MAGDRAIRAGVALGIAVASGAAALVIGSDANAIVVAVVGAIAAVLVALGTASDEPEEAASAPPPPPLPPEPLISDVIEAVIEPVMIIADRRVVRANAPARALLGQHILGEDVRLAIRHPAAAERLTAAPDTADDEPIHLVGLGTREQRWEMHVRRAGPSLRVVHLIDRTGSYAADRIRVDFVANASHELRTPLASILGFVETLREGAGDDPEVRDRFLKIMLGEATRMRRLVDDLMSLSRIEAEKYREPGQTVRLGELVEEVRAEVESTANGRAGDVVTAVADAPPVRGDRAQLSQLLHNLIGNALKYGRPGTPVTVELEHDGGAMVRLSVRDQGDGIAPEHLPRLTERFYRVDSGRSRAAGGTGLGLSIVKHIVERHRGRLDIASTPGTGTVVTVMLPAIR, encoded by the coding sequence ATGGCAGGGGATCGGGCGATTCGCGCGGGCGTCGCGCTGGGCATCGCGGTGGCGAGCGGCGCCGCCGCGCTCGTTATCGGCAGCGATGCGAACGCAATCGTGGTGGCGGTGGTCGGCGCAATCGCCGCCGTGCTGGTCGCGCTGGGCACCGCATCGGATGAGCCTGAGGAAGCGGCCTCCGCGCCGCCCCCGCCCCCGCTGCCCCCCGAACCGCTGATCAGCGACGTGATCGAAGCGGTGATCGAACCCGTGATGATTATCGCCGACCGCCGCGTGGTGCGCGCCAACGCGCCCGCACGCGCGCTGCTCGGCCAGCATATTCTGGGGGAGGATGTGCGCCTGGCCATCCGCCACCCCGCTGCCGCAGAACGGCTGACCGCCGCGCCCGACACGGCGGATGACGAACCGATCCATCTGGTCGGCTTGGGCACGCGCGAGCAGCGGTGGGAAATGCATGTGCGCCGGGCGGGGCCGTCGCTGCGCGTCGTGCATCTGATCGACCGCACCGGCAGCTATGCCGCCGACCGCATCCGCGTCGATTTCGTCGCTAATGCCAGCCACGAGCTGCGGACCCCGCTGGCGTCGATCCTCGGCTTTGTCGAAACCCTGCGTGAAGGCGCTGGCGACGACCCTGAAGTACGCGACCGTTTCCTCAAGATCATGCTGGGCGAAGCGACCAGGATGCGCCGTCTGGTCGACGACCTGATGAGCCTTTCGCGGATCGAGGCCGAGAAATACCGTGAACCCGGCCAGACCGTCCGGCTGGGCGAACTGGTGGAGGAGGTCCGCGCCGAAGTGGAAAGCACCGCCAACGGCCGCGCCGGCGACGTCGTTACCGCCGTGGCAGATGCGCCGCCGGTGCGCGGCGACCGCGCTCAGCTGAGCCAGCTGCTGCACAATCTGATCGGCAATGCCCTGAAATATGGCCGCCCTGGCACGCCCGTGACGGTCGAGCTGGAACATGACGGCGGCGCGATGGTGCGCCTCAGCGTGCGCGATCAGGGCGACGGCATTGCCCCCGAACACCTGCCGCGCCTGACCGAACGCTTTTACCGCGTCGATTCGGGACGCAGCCGCGCGGCCGGCGGCACCGGCCTTGGCCTCTCCATCGTCAAGCATATCGTCGAGCGGCACCGCGGGCGGCTGGACATTGCCAGCACGCCGGGCACCGGCACCGTAGTCACCGTGATGCTGCCCGCCATTCGATAG
- the ppdK gene encoding pyruvate, phosphate dikinase, producing MATAVREAGEVQYVYRFGGGVSDGGKGDKNLLGGKGANLAEMASIGLPVPPGFTISTAMCARYYEEGEAFPDSLRAEVANGLAHIESVTGKAFGDPANPLLVSVRSGARVSMPGMMDTVLNLGLNDETVEGLARVSDDPRFAWDSYRRFIQMYSDVVLGLDHDRFEEALEIAKEDQGYFLDTDLTADDLKTLVAEYKALVAELWGKPFPQDVHDQLWGAVGAVFGSWQSERAKVYRRLNDIPGDWGTAVNVQAMVFGNMGDTSATGVAFTRDPSTGANGYYGEFLINAQGEDVVAGIRTPQYLTRAAREAAGAKPASMEEAMPEVYGELARVFDTLERHYRDMQDIEFTVEKARLWMLQTRSGKRTAKAALKIAVDMASEGLISQEEAVARVDPAALDQLLHPTLDPDAARDVLTKGLPASPGAASGKVVFDADAAERAAANGEDVILVRVETSPEDIHGMHAAKGILTARGGMTSHAAVVARGMGRPCVSGAGALSIKGKDGVMRVGEREVRAGDVITIDGSTGEVMAGAVPTVQPELAGDFGTLMVWADKVRRLKVRTNAETPADCRTAREFGAEGIGLCRTEHMFFDAGRITSVRQMILASDEAGRRAALDKLLPEQRADFIEIFEVMAGLPVTIRLLDPPLHEFLPHEDAEFEEVARATGIAVDALKRRAGELHEFNPMLGHRGCRLGVTYPEIYEMQARAIFEAAVEVAEKSGAGPVPEVMIPLVATRRELELMKGVVDKAAEAVFADKGRRIEYLVGTMIELPRAALRAGEIAEVGEFFSFGTNDLTQTTLGVSRDDAARFLTAYVEQGIYARDPFVSIDVEGVGELVELAATRGRSTRPDIKLGICGEHGGDPASIAFCEKVGLDYVSASPYRVPIARLAAAQAALAR from the coding sequence ATGGCGACGGCGGTGCGGGAAGCGGGCGAGGTCCAATATGTCTATCGCTTTGGCGGCGGCGTGTCCGACGGCGGCAAGGGCGACAAGAACCTGTTGGGCGGCAAGGGCGCGAACCTGGCCGAAATGGCCTCGATCGGGCTGCCGGTGCCGCCGGGCTTCACCATCTCCACCGCGATGTGCGCACGCTATTATGAGGAGGGGGAGGCGTTCCCCGACAGCCTGCGCGCCGAGGTGGCGAACGGCCTTGCTCATATCGAGTCGGTGACGGGCAAGGCGTTTGGCGACCCGGCCAACCCGCTGCTGGTGTCGGTTCGGTCGGGTGCGCGAGTGTCGATGCCGGGGATGATGGACACGGTCCTCAACCTGGGCCTGAACGACGAAACGGTCGAAGGGCTGGCTCGCGTATCCGACGATCCACGCTTTGCCTGGGACAGCTATCGCCGCTTCATCCAGATGTATTCGGACGTGGTGCTGGGCCTCGACCATGACCGGTTCGAGGAAGCGCTGGAAATCGCCAAGGAGGATCAGGGCTACTTCCTCGATACCGATCTGACCGCCGACGACCTCAAGACACTGGTGGCCGAATACAAGGCATTGGTGGCCGAATTGTGGGGCAAGCCGTTCCCGCAGGACGTACATGACCAGTTGTGGGGCGCGGTCGGCGCGGTGTTCGGATCGTGGCAGTCCGAACGCGCCAAGGTCTATCGCCGGTTGAACGACATTCCCGGCGACTGGGGCACGGCGGTCAACGTGCAGGCGATGGTGTTCGGCAATATGGGCGACACATCGGCCACGGGCGTCGCCTTTACCCGCGACCCTTCGACCGGGGCGAACGGCTATTATGGCGAGTTCCTGATCAACGCGCAGGGTGAGGATGTGGTGGCGGGCATTCGCACGCCGCAATATCTGACCCGCGCCGCGCGTGAGGCCGCAGGCGCCAAGCCCGCTTCGATGGAAGAAGCGATGCCGGAGGTTTACGGCGAGCTGGCGCGCGTTTTTGACACGCTGGAGCGGCACTACCGCGACATGCAGGACATCGAGTTCACGGTCGAAAAGGCCAGGCTGTGGATGCTCCAGACGCGCAGCGGGAAGCGCACGGCCAAGGCGGCGCTGAAGATCGCGGTCGACATGGCGAGCGAAGGGCTGATTTCGCAGGAAGAGGCGGTGGCGCGGGTCGATCCGGCCGCGCTGGACCAGCTGCTCCACCCGACGCTGGACCCCGACGCGGCGCGCGACGTGCTGACCAAGGGGCTGCCCGCTTCGCCGGGTGCGGCATCGGGCAAGGTGGTGTTCGACGCCGACGCCGCCGAACGCGCGGCGGCAAATGGAGAGGACGTGATCCTCGTCCGCGTCGAGACCAGCCCGGAGGATATTCACGGCATGCACGCGGCCAAGGGGATCCTGACCGCACGCGGTGGCATGACCAGCCACGCCGCCGTCGTGGCGCGCGGCATGGGTCGGCCATGCGTGTCGGGCGCGGGCGCCTTGTCGATCAAGGGCAAGGACGGCGTGATGCGCGTGGGTGAGCGAGAGGTCCGCGCGGGCGACGTCATCACCATCGACGGATCGACGGGCGAGGTAATGGCGGGCGCCGTGCCCACGGTGCAGCCCGAACTGGCGGGCGATTTCGGCACGTTGATGGTGTGGGCCGACAAGGTCCGCCGCCTGAAGGTACGGACCAATGCCGAAACCCCCGCGGATTGCCGCACCGCGCGCGAGTTCGGGGCGGAAGGCATCGGGCTTTGCCGCACGGAGCATATGTTCTTCGACGCGGGCCGCATTACATCAGTGCGCCAGATGATCCTGGCGTCGGACGAAGCGGGCCGCCGCGCCGCGCTTGACAAGCTGCTCCCCGAACAGCGCGCCGATTTTATCGAGATTTTCGAGGTGATGGCCGGTCTTCCCGTTACCATCCGCCTGCTCGATCCGCCGCTGCACGAATTCCTGCCCCATGAGGATGCGGAGTTCGAGGAAGTGGCGAGGGCGACCGGCATCGCAGTCGATGCGCTGAAGCGTCGCGCGGGTGAACTGCACGAATTCAACCCGATGCTCGGCCATCGCGGTTGTCGCCTAGGCGTCACCTATCCCGAAATCTACGAGATGCAGGCCCGCGCCATTTTTGAGGCGGCGGTCGAGGTCGCGGAAAAATCGGGCGCGGGCCCGGTGCCCGAAGTGATGATCCCGCTGGTTGCAACACGCCGCGAACTGGAACTGATGAAGGGCGTTGTCGACAAGGCTGCCGAGGCGGTGTTCGCGGACAAGGGGCGGCGCATCGAATATCTGGTCGGCACGATGATCGAGCTGCCGCGCGCCGCGCTGCGTGCTGGGGAGATTGCCGAAGTGGGCGAGTTTTTCAGCTTCGGCACCAACGACCTGACCCAGACCACGTTGGGCGTGAGCCGCGACGATGCCGCCCGGTTCCTGACGGCCTATGTCGAACAGGGTATTTATGCCCGCGACCCGTTCGTCAGCATCGATGTCGAAGGCGTGGGAGAACTGGTCGAGCTGGCGGCGACGCGCGGGCGCAGCACGCGGCCCGACATCAAGCTGGGCATCTGTGGCGAACATGGCGGCGACCCGGCGTCGATCGCCTTTTGCGAGAAGGTCGGGCTCGATTACGTATCGGCCAGCCCCTATCGCGTGCCGATCGCGCGACTGGCGGCGGCTCAGGCGGCGCTGGCACGATGA
- a CDS encoding glycosyltransferase, with protein sequence MSTLAEAKAPEIERIALIGNFLPRQCGLATFTTHCYQALTARFPDLVVDVYAMDDHPGRYDYPPEVTGTIPQDDRMAYLAAARRIEESGAQAVWVQHEYGIYGGSAGDHLLALLDRVTAPVIVTLHTVLERPSADERRVMEALLRRAGKVIVMAEKGREILTRVHGADARKVAMIPHGVPDRPFVEPDSMKARFGWQGQRVIFTFGLLAPNKGIETMISAMPAIVAAEPRAHYVVLGATHPNLIAHEGEAYRERLIAQAADLGVADHVHLIDGFADEPALLDYLQAADVYATPYNNPAQITSGALSFAVSMGKPVVSTPYIHATEILDDAHGVLVDFADVDGFARAIAGLLADDDARMALSMRAYQRGRTMLWPRLAESVMTEIAHVIAARPRRLAGPSVESATLSPDLTAVERMSDATGMLQHSIYSIPDRRHGYCIDDNARALILMCRIDPVDEGTRDKWTSIYASFVQHAWNPDLRRFRNFMNFDRTWCEDEGSEDSNGRTLWALGVTATEARARKHRDWAAAMFDQTASLAFELGSPRAQAFAMLGAAAMRRGFPGHPIATRILETFGEQLIALCERNRRPDWQWFEIVLAYDNARLPEALIEAGRSLGRADFVACGVETLEWIVSRQTSPEGRFRAVGTESFGREYAEPLPFDQQPLEAQATVEACAAAFNATGDRRWLDEAQKAYRWYLGANDLDLPLATAQDGGCFDGLQPTGLNRNQGAESILALQLANCAISTLSQQGSNLADPARIVVA encoded by the coding sequence ATCGGCAATTTCCTGCCACGTCAGTGCGGACTGGCGACGTTTACCACGCATTGTTACCAAGCCCTGACGGCCCGCTTTCCCGATTTGGTGGTCGATGTCTATGCGATGGACGATCATCCGGGCCGCTATGATTACCCGCCTGAGGTGACCGGCACGATCCCGCAGGACGACCGCATGGCCTATCTGGCTGCGGCCCGCCGAATTGAAGAGTCTGGCGCACAGGCGGTCTGGGTTCAGCACGAATATGGTATCTACGGCGGCAGCGCCGGCGACCACCTGCTGGCGCTGCTCGACCGCGTGACCGCGCCGGTGATCGTTACCTTGCACACCGTGCTTGAGCGTCCCAGCGCCGACGAACGCCGCGTGATGGAGGCGCTGCTGCGCCGTGCGGGCAAGGTCATTGTGATGGCCGAAAAGGGCCGCGAAATCCTGACCCGCGTCCACGGTGCCGATGCGCGCAAGGTCGCGATGATCCCACACGGCGTGCCCGACCGTCCCTTTGTCGAGCCTGACAGCATGAAGGCGCGCTTTGGCTGGCAGGGGCAGCGGGTGATCTTTACCTTTGGCCTGCTGGCCCCGAACAAGGGCATCGAAACGATGATCTCGGCCATGCCCGCGATCGTCGCCGCCGAACCTCGTGCGCATTATGTCGTGCTGGGTGCAACCCACCCCAATCTGATCGCGCATGAGGGGGAGGCGTATCGCGAACGGCTGATCGCTCAGGCGGCCGATCTGGGCGTGGCGGATCACGTTCACCTGATCGACGGATTTGCTGACGAACCGGCGCTGCTGGACTATCTTCAGGCCGCCGACGTTTATGCCACGCCCTACAACAACCCGGCGCAGATCACGTCCGGGGCGCTCAGCTTTGCCGTCAGCATGGGCAAGCCGGTCGTTTCCACCCCCTATATCCATGCCACAGAAATTCTCGACGATGCACATGGTGTGCTGGTCGATTTTGCCGATGTCGACGGCTTTGCGCGCGCGATCGCCGGTCTGTTGGCCGATGACGATGCCCGTATGGCGCTGTCGATGCGTGCTTATCAGCGGGGTCGCACGATGTTGTGGCCGCGCCTTGCGGAGAGCGTCATGACCGAGATCGCGCATGTCATCGCCGCCCGGCCCCGTCGGCTCGCTGGCCCCAGTGTCGAGAGTGCGACACTCAGCCCCGACCTGACGGCGGTCGAGCGAATGAGCGATGCCACCGGCATGCTCCAGCATTCAATCTATTCGATCCCCGACCGTCGCCATGGCTATTGCATCGATGACAATGCCCGCGCGCTGATCCTGATGTGCCGCATCGACCCGGTGGATGAAGGAACGCGCGACAAATGGACCAGCATCTATGCGTCGTTCGTCCAACATGCGTGGAACCCGGACCTCCGCCGCTTTCGCAACTTCATGAACTTCGACCGCACTTGGTGTGAGGATGAAGGGTCAGAGGATTCGAACGGTCGAACGCTCTGGGCGCTGGGTGTCACCGCAACAGAGGCACGGGCGCGCAAGCATCGCGACTGGGCGGCGGCGATGTTCGACCAGACCGCCAGCCTCGCGTTCGAACTGGGCAGCCCGCGCGCCCAGGCCTTTGCCATGCTGGGTGCGGCCGCCATGCGACGCGGTTTTCCCGGCCATCCGATCGCAACCCGCATCCTCGAAACCTTTGGCGAGCAACTGATCGCGCTTTGCGAGCGCAATCGTCGGCCCGACTGGCAGTGGTTCGAAATCGTTCTCGCCTATGACAATGCCCGCTTGCCGGAGGCATTGATCGAGGCGGGCCGCTCGCTCGGCCGCGCGGACTTCGTGGCATGCGGGGTCGAAACACTCGAATGGATTGTTTCGCGCCAGACAAGCCCTGAGGGGCGGTTCCGCGCCGTCGGCACCGAAAGTTTCGGCCGCGAATATGCCGAACCCCTTCCCTTCGACCAGCAGCCGCTCGAGGCGCAAGCGACGGTGGAGGCTTGTGCCGCAGCGTTCAACGCGACGGGCGACCGCCGCTGGCTGGATGAAGCGCAAAAGGCTTATCGCTGGTATCTGGGCGCCAACGACCTCGACCTGCCGCTCGCAACGGCGCAGGACGGCGGTTGTTTCGACGGGCTTCAACCCACCGGATTGAACCGCAATCAGGGGGCGGAATCGATTTTGGCGCTCCAATTAGCGAATTGCGCCATTTCGACCCTTTCGCAGCAAGGCTCAAATCTGGCAGACCCGGCTCGCATCGTCGTCGCGTAA
- the glyS gene encoding glycine--tRNA ligase subunit beta, producing MTDFLLELRSEEIPARMQDRARADLEKLFTAELAKAGIAAAGIVTYATPRRLALIASGLPQATEAVREEVKGPRTSAPEQALEGFLRKTGLSREQLTERDGVWFAVTERPGRATADVLAAAIPAIVRAFPWPKSMRWGAPSLSSESPRWVRPLQGIVAILGEELVPCEVAGITSGYATVGHRFHSPQPITIGGAHDYVEKLRLAHVIVDQDERRAIIRNRATALAGEAGLTLVEDEGLVAENAGLTEWPVPLLGRFDAEFLDVPAEVIQLTARVNQKYFVCQDASGKLANAFICVANIAARDGGEKIVAGNQKVLAARLSDARFFYDTDLKVPLEEQAKKLEKIVFHEKLGTVADKVERVAKLARWLVEEGIVKNADPAHAERAARLAKADLVTGMVGEFPELQGLMGGYYAAAQGEPREVWEAVRDHYKPVGQGDEVPTAPVTVAVSLADKLDTISAFYIADLPPTGSKDPFALRRAALGLIELLQANNVRFGLFLAISLSMARVAATVSGAEWAEKFRELVRARTAAGDPMNPDEYEKTRQNMIERARSTEELDAFSVRVEAAGGAVINFFADRLKVQQREAGVRHDLIDAVFALGGEDDLVRLLARVHALQAFVTTGEGANLLAGYKRAANILKKEGWQDDALPAADPHVPTLAEAADQSQPFGDEPKRLPQERRVIEADLAGGHIPQTGEEDPLAEVAGDAHGVVGETFTPEPAESALIAALDEAEPRAARAVEAEDFEGAMAALASLRAPIDAFFESVTVNDADPAKRQARLALLARMRAAVHRVADFSRIEG from the coding sequence GTGACCGATTTTCTGCTTGAGCTTCGTTCGGAGGAAATCCCCGCCCGGATGCAGGATCGCGCGCGCGCCGATCTTGAAAAGCTGTTCACGGCCGAACTGGCAAAGGCCGGCATCGCCGCCGCCGGGATCGTCACCTATGCCACGCCGCGTCGCCTCGCTCTGATCGCCAGCGGACTGCCGCAGGCGACCGAAGCCGTGCGCGAGGAAGTGAAGGGGCCGCGCACCAGCGCGCCCGAACAGGCGCTGGAGGGTTTTCTCCGCAAGACCGGCCTGTCGCGTGAGCAACTGACCGAGCGGGACGGCGTGTGGTTCGCCGTCACCGAACGCCCCGGCCGCGCCACCGCCGATGTGCTGGCCGCCGCCATTCCGGCGATCGTGCGCGCATTCCCGTGGCCCAAGTCGATGCGCTGGGGTGCGCCGTCGCTGTCGAGCGAAAGCCCGCGCTGGGTGCGCCCGTTACAAGGCATTGTCGCCATTCTGGGCGAGGAGCTGGTGCCATGCGAAGTGGCGGGGATCACCAGCGGTTATGCAACCGTCGGCCACCGTTTCCACAGCCCGCAGCCGATCACCATTGGCGGCGCGCACGACTATGTTGAAAAGCTGCGGCTGGCGCACGTCATCGTCGATCAGGATGAACGCCGTGCGATCATCCGCAACCGCGCGACCGCGCTGGCGGGCGAGGCTGGGTTGACGCTGGTCGAGGATGAAGGGCTGGTCGCGGAAAATGCGGGCCTGACAGAATGGCCGGTGCCGCTGCTGGGCCGCTTTGATGCTGAGTTTCTGGACGTGCCGGCTGAGGTCATTCAGCTCACAGCGCGTGTGAATCAGAAATACTTCGTTTGTCAGGATGCGTCAGGAAAGCTGGCTAACGCTTTCATTTGCGTGGCAAATATTGCCGCGCGCGATGGCGGTGAAAAGATCGTCGCCGGTAATCAGAAGGTGCTGGCCGCCCGCCTGTCCGACGCGCGCTTCTTCTACGACACTGACCTGAAGGTGCCGCTGGAAGAACAGGCAAAGAAGCTCGAAAAGATCGTCTTCCACGAAAAGCTGGGCACTGTCGCCGACAAGGTCGAGCGCGTGGCCAAGCTGGCGCGCTGGCTGGTCGAGGAAGGCATCGTCAAAAATGCCGACCCCGCTCACGCCGAACGCGCCGCGCGGCTGGCCAAGGCCGATCTGGTCACCGGCATGGTGGGCGAGTTCCCCGAGCTTCAGGGCCTGATGGGCGGCTATTACGCCGCCGCACAGGGCGAGCCGCGCGAAGTCTGGGAAGCGGTGCGCGATCATTACAAACCGGTCGGGCAGGGCGACGAAGTGCCGACTGCGCCGGTGACGGTCGCGGTGTCGCTGGCGGATAAGCTGGATACGATTTCGGCGTTTTACATTGCAGACCTGCCTCCTACCGGTTCCAAGGACCCGTTCGCGCTGCGCCGAGCCGCTCTTGGTCTAATCGAGTTATTGCAAGCCAATAATGTGCGGTTCGGCCTGTTTCTTGCCATCAGTCTCTCAATGGCCCGGGTAGCGGCGACGGTAAGTGGTGCTGAATGGGCGGAAAAGTTTCGCGAGTTGGTCAGAGCGCGTACGGCGGCGGGTGATCCTATGAACCCAGACGAGTATGAGAAAACGCGTCAGAATATGATCGAAAGGGCACGCTCAACGGAAGAACTTGATGCTTTCAGCGTGCGAGTTGAAGCGGCCGGAGGCGCTGTGATCAACTTCTTCGCCGACCGCCTAAAAGTCCAGCAGCGCGAAGCCGGGGTTCGCCACGACCTGATCGACGCGGTGTTCGCGCTCGGCGGTGAGGACGACCTCGTCCGGCTGCTTGCTCGCGTTCATGCGCTTCAGGCGTTCGTGACGACGGGGGAGGGTGCGAACCTGCTGGCCGGGTATAAGCGCGCGGCGAACATTCTGAAGAAGGAAGGGTGGCAGGACGATGCGCTCCCCGCCGCCGATCCGCATGTGCCGACGCTGGCCGAAGCCGCCGATCAGTCCCAGCCCTTTGGCGACGAGCCAAAGCGTCTGCCGCAGGAACGCCGCGTGATCGAGGCCGATCTGGCCGGTGGCCATATCCCGCAAACGGGCGAGGAAGACCCGCTGGCGGAAGTGGCGGGCGACGCGCACGGCGTGGTGGGCGAAACCTTCACCCCCGAACCGGCCGAATCCGCGCTGATCGCCGCGCTGGACGAAGCCGAACCGCGCGCCGCGCGTGCGGTCGAGGCGGAGGATTTCGAAGGGGCCATGGCCGCGCTCGCCAGTCTGCGCGCGCCGATCGACGCCTTTTTCGAATCGGTGACGGTCAACGATGCCGATCCCGCCAAGCGTCAGGCACGTCTTGCGCTCCTCGCCCGGATGCGCGCGGCAGTGCACCGCGTTGCCGATTTCTCACGCATCGAGGGATAG
- a CDS encoding glycine--tRNA ligase subunit alpha, whose amino-acid sequence MILTLHDYWSARGCAILQPYDMEMGAGTFHPATTLRALGPEPWNAAFVQPCRRPTDGRYGENPNRLQHYYQYQVILKPSPPDLQDRYLDSLAAIGIDPLKHDIRFVEDDWESPTLGAWGLGWEVWCDGMEVTQFTYFQQMGGFDCKPVAGELTYGLERLAMYIQNKDSVYDLAFNDAGVTYGDVFLENERQMSTWNFEVANTDSLFDQFRKHVAECENSLDANLPIAAYEQAIKASHVFNLLQARGVISVAERQAYIGRVRDLAKGSCQKQIEKMTPQWQARFPEWSL is encoded by the coding sequence ATGATCCTGACGCTCCATGATTATTGGAGCGCGCGGGGCTGTGCCATTCTTCAGCCCTATGACATGGAAATGGGGGCGGGCACCTTTCACCCCGCCACCACGCTGCGCGCGCTGGGGCCGGAGCCGTGGAACGCCGCGTTTGTCCAGCCGTGCCGCCGCCCGACCGACGGGCGCTATGGCGAGAACCCCAACCGGCTTCAGCATTATTACCAGTATCAGGTGATCCTGAAGCCCAGCCCGCCCGACCTTCAGGACCGGTATCTGGATTCGCTGGCCGCGATCGGCATCGACCCTCTCAAGCACGACATCCGCTTTGTCGAGGACGACTGGGAAAGCCCGACGCTGGGCGCCTGGGGCCTTGGCTGGGAAGTGTGGTGCGACGGGATGGAGGTGACCCAGTTCACCTATTTCCAGCAGATGGGCGGTTTCGATTGCAAGCCGGTGGCGGGTGAGCTGACCTACGGGCTTGAGCGGCTGGCCATGTATATCCAGAACAAGGACAGCGTGTACGACCTCGCGTTCAACGACGCGGGCGTGACTTATGGCGACGTGTTTCTGGAAAACGAACGCCAGATGTCGACCTGGAATTTCGAGGTCGCAAACACCGACAGCCTGTTCGACCAGTTCAGGAAGCATGTGGCCGAATGCGAGAACTCGCTGGACGCCAACCTGCCGATCGCCGCCTATGAACAGGCGATCAAGGCCAGCCATGTGTTCAACCTGTTGCAGGCGCGCGGCGTCATCTCCGTCGCGGAGCGTCAGGCCTATATCGGCCGTGTGCGCGATCTGGCCAAGGGCAGCTGCCAGAAGCAGATCGAAAAGATGACACCCCAGTGGCAGGCACGTTTTCCGGAGTGGTCGCTGTGA